In Erpetoichthys calabaricus chromosome 2, fErpCal1.3, whole genome shotgun sequence, a genomic segment contains:
- the mterf4 gene encoding transcription termination factor 4, mitochondrial, protein MNVTAGDMRVCQKQILHWFFCYPCPQLACLRTAKSSIFRTWVLDQTRKHCTTHIQSQEYIVNKNNKETGKALTQDLLDKYGQVSFKYPNTELTICSLLDMGFIEEQVVNLFERTSTWDALLAADGLSNISLLIALDLNPMTIINLVEKCPELLCIKGNLLQKRINGLRKLGLVQESLHHVVAHCPQALLIKSKQLDNFVHFLHHQCQFTLQQVREILHSSPSIILQEKANVEYTFQYAYFRMGIQQADIVKTKLFRLTFEEIRSRHIFLERLGQYETPDKKGQTHIVNPKVKDFLGVSEQMFLKKVAKVPVEEFRVFKKLLSREIEEQEKENEDLSSEEENESEDDE, encoded by the exons ATGAATGTTACAGCGGGAGACATGCGCGTCTGTCAGAAGCAG ATATTGCACTGGTTCTTCTGTTATCCTTGCCCTCAACTGGCTTGCTTGAGGACAGCTAAGTCCTCAATTTTCAGGACATGGGTGCTGGATCAAACAAGGAAACATTGTACTACTCACATCCAATCACAAGAGTATAttgtaaacaaaaacaacaaagagaCCGGAAAGGCCCTTACACAGGATCTCCTAGACAAGTATGGACAAGTTAGCTTCAAGTACCCTAATACAGAATTGACAATTTGCTCATTGTTAGACATGGGATTCATAGAAGAGCAAGTGGTTAACCTTTTTGAAAGAACATCTACCTGGGATGCCTTACTTGCTGCTGATGGTCTTTCCAACATCTCACTTCTTATCGCACTAGATTTAAATCCTATGACCATCATAAATTTGGTGGAGAAGTGCCCTGAGCTTCTGTGTATCAAAGGAAATCTTCTTCAGAAGCGCATTAATGGTTTAAGAAAGCTAGGTCTGGTTCAAG AAAGCCTTCATCATGTTGTGGCTCACTGTCCACAAGCCCTTCTCATCAAATCAAAACAACTAGacaattttgtgcattttttgcaCCACCAATGTCAATTCACTTTACAACAAGTCAGAGAGATCCTTCATAGCTCGCCTTCCATTATTTTACAAGAAAAAGCCAATGTGGAGTATACATTTCAG TATGCCTATTTTCGAATGGGAATCCAGCAGGCTGACATAGTGAAGACCAAGCTTTTCAGGCTCACATTTGAAGAAATAAGAAGTAGGCACATATTTCTGGAGAGATTAGGGCAATATGAGACTCCTGACAAGAAAGGGCAAACCCATATTGTTAACCCTAAAGTGAAGGACTTTCTTGGAGTCTCAGAACAAATGTTTCTTAAAAAGGTTGCCAAAGTCCCAGTGGAAGAATTTAGAGTGTTCAAAAAACTCTTATCACGGGAGATTGAAGAACAGGAAAAGGAAAACGAAGATCTGAGCTCTGAAGAGGAAAATGAGAGTGAAGATGATGAATGA